A region of Mesorhizobium sp. M3A.F.Ca.ET.080.04.2.1 DNA encodes the following proteins:
- the repA gene encoding plasmid partitioning protein RepA — protein MSALPPFEFDEKILAQGAEISRKLDQLRLEKFPPNAKKTLRRFPMSEVAHYLGISPNNLKRLHLEGKGPEPLIAAGGRRFYTAEQTIELRHYLDKNGRSDAKKYVPSRKPGEKLQVIAVVNFKGGSGKTTTAAHLAQHLALTGHRVLAIDLDPQASLSALHGFQPELDGNPSLYDAIRYDERRRSIADVILPTNFPLLEIIPANLELQEYEFDTPLSMQTSNEGKRFYSRLGRSLEEVDDRFDVVVIDCPPQLGFLTLTALTASTSVLVTVHPQMLDLMSMSQFLLMLGNFVASIREKGAPVKIDWLRYLITRFEPTDVPQTQMLGFMQSILAEEILKNPMVKSTAISDAGLTKQTLYEVERANFNRDTYDRAIEALDAVNFEIQGLVHKAWGRL, from the coding sequence ATGAGTGCGCTTCCACCTTTCGAATTTGACGAGAAGATCCTGGCGCAAGGCGCCGAGATCTCCCGTAAGCTCGACCAACTGCGACTGGAGAAGTTTCCGCCGAACGCCAAAAAGACACTTCGCCGCTTCCCTATGTCGGAGGTCGCACATTACCTCGGGATCAGCCCGAACAATCTCAAGCGTCTCCACCTCGAAGGGAAAGGCCCCGAGCCACTCATAGCGGCTGGCGGGAGACGCTTCTATACCGCCGAGCAGACGATCGAGCTGCGGCACTATCTAGACAAGAACGGCCGCTCTGACGCCAAGAAGTATGTTCCTTCCCGGAAGCCCGGAGAGAAGCTTCAAGTCATCGCAGTTGTGAACTTCAAAGGCGGCTCTGGAAAGACCACAACGGCTGCTCATCTGGCGCAGCATCTCGCGCTTACCGGGCACCGGGTTTTGGCGATCGACCTCGATCCGCAGGCGTCCCTGTCGGCATTGCACGGGTTTCAGCCGGAACTCGACGGCAATCCGTCGCTCTATGATGCAATCCGGTATGACGAGAGGCGTCGATCCATTGCGGACGTGATACTGCCCACGAATTTTCCCCTGCTCGAGATCATTCCAGCCAATCTCGAATTGCAGGAATACGAGTTCGACACTCCCCTCTCCATGCAGACTTCGAATGAAGGCAAGAGATTTTACAGCCGGCTTGGGCGGTCATTAGAAGAAGTGGATGACCGGTTCGATGTTGTTGTCATCGACTGCCCACCCCAACTCGGCTTCCTCACTCTGACAGCGCTCACCGCATCTACTTCGGTCCTCGTAACGGTCCATCCTCAGATGCTGGACCTGATGTCGATGAGCCAGTTCCTACTCATGCTGGGCAATTTCGTCGCCTCCATCCGCGAGAAAGGTGCGCCAGTAAAGATCGATTGGCTCCGCTATCTGATCACTCGCTTTGAGCCGACCGACGTCCCTCAGACGCAGATGCTGGGATTCATGCAATCCATCCTGGCGGAGGAAATTCTGAAGAATCCAATGGTCAAGTCGACGGCAATTTCCGATGCCGGCTTGACGAAGCAGACGCTGTACGAGGTCGAGCGTGCGAACTTCAATCGCGACACCTACGACCGTGCGATTGAAGCATTGGACGCGGTGAATTTCGAAATCCAGGGCCTGGTTCACAAGGCTTGGGGCCGGCTGTGA
- the repB gene encoding plasmid partitioning protein RepB, producing the protein MARKNPFANILDSDERPVERSVVEYAARGASRSILSTLDEMASRADKLASGETIVELEPDVVDVSFVRDRRADNEQEFSELLEAIRENGQNSPILVRPHPKATGRYMVVFGHRRVQVAKALGRKVRAVIKQMEDREHVLTLGQENSARANVPFVERALFAADLARLRYDEDNATILKALSIDRTTLSKMLSVAALPADILDAIGEAKGIGRDRWYELKLLMDKPSNHDVASEVVNEDGFAVLSSDARFDLLVRRLKSASFRKRTQSGPQKRSWTPKGGSLSADITTDAKRFTLAIRAKSSEARAFGDYLSENLDRLYEAFRRDSTQPREEP; encoded by the coding sequence ATGGCTCGTAAAAACCCTTTCGCTAACATTCTGGACAGCGACGAGAGACCTGTCGAGCGCTCGGTGGTCGAATATGCGGCGAGGGGCGCATCTCGATCGATTCTAAGCACGCTGGACGAAATGGCGTCGCGCGCGGATAAGCTCGCATCGGGAGAGACCATTGTCGAGCTCGAGCCTGACGTCGTCGATGTCTCCTTCGTACGCGACAGGCGTGCCGACAACGAGCAGGAGTTCAGCGAGCTCCTCGAGGCAATACGCGAGAACGGCCAGAACTCCCCTATCCTGGTCAGACCGCATCCAAAAGCAACCGGCCGTTACATGGTTGTGTTTGGACACCGGCGCGTTCAGGTCGCCAAGGCGCTTGGCCGAAAGGTACGAGCCGTCATCAAGCAGATGGAAGATCGTGAGCATGTCCTCACGCTCGGGCAAGAGAACTCGGCTCGCGCTAACGTGCCGTTCGTTGAACGCGCGCTCTTTGCCGCGGATCTGGCACGGCTCCGCTACGACGAGGACAACGCGACCATCCTCAAGGCGCTTTCGATCGACCGCACGACACTGTCGAAGATGCTGTCCGTGGCAGCCCTCCCCGCTGACATTCTCGATGCGATTGGCGAGGCCAAAGGTATTGGTCGCGATCGCTGGTATGAGCTCAAGCTGCTCATGGACAAGCCATCGAACCACGATGTGGCTTCAGAGGTGGTCAACGAGGACGGCTTTGCGGTTCTTTCGAGCGATGCTCGCTTTGATCTTCTCGTGCGGCGGCTGAAATCAGCCTCCTTTCGAAAACGTACCCAGTCTGGCCCGCAAAAGCGCAGCTGGACGCCGAAGGGAGGCTCCCTTTCGGCTGACATAACAACTGACGCAAAACGCTTCACCTTGGCGATCAGGGCCAAGAGTTCGGAAGCGCGTGCGTTTGGCGACTATTTGTCGGAGAACCTTGATCGTCTTTATGAGGCGTTTCGACGGGATTCGACGCAACCGAGAGAGGAACCGTAA
- the traI gene encoding acyl-homoserine-lactone synthase TraI, translating to MLARAIRNGSGKRDRELIDAYCRLRAVIFADRLEWNVHVRNNRETDEFDLLDPTYIVVTSDDGAIIGGARLLPALGDTMLERTFPQLLAVGRLNAHARLIESSRFCVDTTSSEGRGGPLHQATLTMFAAIIEWSMLNGYTEIATATDLRFERILNRAGWPMKRLGMPCRIGNTIAIAGILPANRASFMQVCPPGYRSAFQTARRQAA from the coding sequence ATGCTGGCACGCGCAATACGCAATGGCTCGGGGAAGAGAGACCGAGAACTCATCGATGCCTATTGTCGACTGCGAGCGGTCATATTTGCTGACCGACTGGAGTGGAACGTGCATGTCCGCAACAACCGAGAAACCGACGAGTTTGACCTGCTCGATCCGACTTACATCGTGGTGACATCGGACGACGGCGCCATCATAGGGGGTGCGCGCCTGCTTCCCGCACTTGGGGACACAATGCTGGAGCGGACGTTTCCGCAATTGCTCGCGGTCGGCCGTCTCAATGCGCATGCCAGATTGATCGAAAGCTCGCGTTTCTGTGTCGACACCACATCCAGCGAGGGCAGGGGAGGGCCGCTGCATCAGGCAACGCTCACCATGTTCGCGGCCATCATCGAATGGTCGATGCTGAACGGATATACGGAGATCGCCACCGCGACAGATCTCAGGTTCGAACGGATCCTCAATCGCGCCGGCTGGCCGATGAAGCGGCTCGGAATGCCCTGCCGCATCGGCAACACGATCGCCATCGCCGGGATACTTCCGGCTAACCGGGCGAGTTTTATGCAGGTTTGTCCGCCAGGCTACAGGTCGGCGTTTCAGACTGCGCGGCGGCAGGCAGCTTGA